In Geminocystis sp. NIES-3708, a single window of DNA contains:
- a CDS encoding GTP-binding protein: MESLILPKRGLPVTIITGFLGSGKTTLLNHILTNNQDLKVAILVNEFGDIDIDSQLLISTDDNMLSLSNGCICCTINDDLIDTVFQVLESDKKIDYLIVETTGVADPLPIILTFLSPELRDLVRLDSVLTLIDAENFTSEHFESDAALKQVIFGDIILLNKVDLVTEDKIKELEKDIYCIKQGANILHTEYGKVPLPLILDIDVSKPTNYPSESVTNSHDHHHHHHDHHHSNHLEIDGFMSISFECNCPFNVDKFQNLIIDNIMNQVFRAKGILWFAESKLKHIFQLSGKRYDIDTQEWENNPKNQLIMIGRNLDENKLKTKLKECLVSES; this comes from the coding sequence ATGGAAAGTTTAATTTTACCAAAAAGAGGTTTACCCGTTACTATTATTACTGGTTTTTTAGGGAGTGGTAAAACTACTTTATTGAATCATATTTTGACTAATAATCAAGATTTAAAAGTCGCTATTTTAGTCAATGAATTCGGTGATATTGATATTGATAGTCAGTTATTAATCTCTACTGATGATAATATGCTTAGTCTCAGTAATGGTTGTATTTGTTGTACAATTAATGATGATTTAATAGATACAGTTTTTCAAGTTTTAGAAAGTGATAAAAAAATTGATTATTTAATCGTTGAAACAACAGGAGTTGCCGATCCTTTACCTATTATTTTAACTTTTTTAAGTCCAGAGTTGAGGGATTTAGTGCGTCTTGATTCCGTGTTAACTTTAATCGATGCGGAAAATTTTACTTCTGAACATTTTGAAAGTGATGCGGCTTTAAAACAGGTAATTTTTGGAGATATTATTTTATTAAATAAGGTTGATTTAGTAACTGAAGACAAAATTAAAGAGTTAGAAAAAGATATTTATTGTATTAAACAAGGTGCTAATATTTTACATACTGAATATGGTAAAGTACCCTTACCTTTAATTTTAGATATTGATGTAAGTAAACCAACTAATTATCCTTCGGAATCTGTTACTAATTCTCATGATCATCACCATCATCACCATGATCATCATCACTCTAATCATTTAGAAATTGATGGTTTTATGTCTATTTCTTTTGAATGCAATTGCCCCTTTAATGTGGATAAATTTCAAAATTTAATTATCGATAATATCATGAATCAAGTATTTAGAGCAAAGGGAATTTTATGGTTTGCTGAAAGTAAGTTAAAACACATTTTTCAATTAAGTGGAAAACGTTATGATATTGATACTCAAGAATGGGAAAATAACCCTAAAAATCAGTTAATAATGATAGGAAGAAATCTTGATGAAAATAAACTAAAAACGAAACTGAAAGAATGCCTTGTTAGTGAATCATAA
- a CDS encoding IS1 family transposase (programmed frameshift), protein MKCPECGSKNINKNGIKKGKQNHICVHCRGQFIAPEQLSGKGYSDDLRKECLKMYVNGMGFRAIGRIKQVHHTTIISWVKAVGQILPQSYHPETRPEVGELDELQTFVGSKKTKIWRWTAVDHFHEGILEWVIGDRSAKTFRPLWEQVKKWHCYFYVTEGWKVYGNFIPEGDQIICKTYMTRVEGENTRLRHYLARLHRKTLCYSKSMEILKYSVSLLIHYLKFKDIPIPFRPLGRPTFSLLHT, encoded by the exons ATGAAATGTCCAGAATGTGGCTCCAAGAATATCAATAAAAATGGCATAAAAAAAGGAAAACAAAATCATATTTGTGTTCATTGTCGCGGACAATTTATAGCTCCAGAACAACTCAGTGGTAAAGGTTATAGTGATGATCTCAGAAAAGAATGCTTAAAAATGTACGTCAATGGTATGGGTTTTCGAGCTATTGGGAGGATTAAACAGGTGCATCATACAACGATCATCTCTTGGGTTAAAGCAGTGGGTCAAATTTTGCCACAGAGCTATCATCCAGAAACGCGACCAGAAGTTGGAGAATTAGATGAATTGCAAACCTTTGTCGGCTCAAAAAAAACCAA AATCTGGCGATGGACAGCGGTAGATCATTTTCACGAGGGTATATTGGAATGGGTCATAGGGGATAGAAGTGCAAAAACATTTAGACCGTTGTGGGAGCAAGTAAAAAAATGGCATTGTTATTTTTATGTAACAGAAGGGTGGAAAGTCTATGGAAACTTTATTCCTGAGGGCGACCAAATCATCTGTAAAACATACATGACCAGAGTGGAGGGAGAAAATACGAGATTAAGACATTATCTTGCTAGACTACATCGAAAAACTTTATGTTATTCAAAATCCATGGAGATTTTAAAGTATTCTGTTTCACTATTGATTCACTATCTCAAATTTAAAGATATACCAATTCCTTTTCGTCCTTTAGGGAGACCTACTTTTAGTCTTCTTCATACCTAA
- a CDS encoding DUF2214 family protein, protein MWASAITAYFHYVSIGIIFAALATEFFTLKEELNLKEAWRILWADSAYGIAAIIVLATGILRVLYFAKDTAYYLNNPIFWVKITVYLIVGIVSLYPTISFLKWIKSLMEKKVPEITINKYKRLKGVIIFELIGFSIIPLFASMMARGISIKLL, encoded by the coding sequence ATGTGGGCTAGTGCTATTACGGCTTATTTTCATTATGTAAGCATCGGGATTATTTTTGCCGCATTGGCAACAGAATTTTTCACCCTCAAAGAAGAATTAAATTTAAAAGAAGCATGGCGTATTTTATGGGCTGATAGTGCGTATGGGATAGCTGCAATTATTGTTTTAGCCACAGGAATATTAAGAGTTTTATACTTTGCCAAAGACACCGCTTATTATTTGAATAACCCTATTTTTTGGGTTAAAATCACAGTGTATTTGATAGTGGGGATAGTATCTCTTTATCCTACTATTTCTTTTTTAAAATGGATTAAATCTTTGATGGAAAAAAAAGTTCCAGAAATCACTATTAATAAATATAAAAGACTCAAAGGTGTAATTATTTTTGAGTTAATTGGATTTAGTATTATTCCTTTATTTGCCTCCATGATGGCTAGAGGAATTAGCATAAAATTACTTTAA
- a CDS encoding metallophosphoesterase, translated as MKIAVMSCIHANLPAFEAVLKDIDENHCETIYSLGYLVGYGPHPNEIVDKIRELNIPSVQGCWDEDIVEGLNSCECSYPSLLAKKRGIIAHEWTNQQITAENRQFLAELPRTLKLENLCFAHGSPHSNHEYILPEMDAFTALEHVLSSEADVLFCGHTHIPYHRTLKVGMLQVKVNESNIESESQRQFKTPLKRIINVGSVGEPRHGKPNGTYVIYNTKTQEIILKEVEYDYQTTCRDIIEKGLPPIFAWCLARGLEFAEKAEDATHVCQR; from the coding sequence ATGAAAATTGCCGTTATGTCTTGTATTCACGCTAATTTACCTGCTTTTGAAGCTGTGTTAAAGGATATTGACGAAAATCACTGCGAGACTATTTATAGTTTAGGATATTTAGTGGGTTATGGTCCTCACCCTAACGAAATTGTGGATAAAATCCGAGAGTTAAATATTCCTTCAGTGCAAGGTTGTTGGGATGAGGATATAGTAGAAGGGTTAAATTCCTGTGAATGTAGCTATCCTTCGTTATTAGCAAAAAAAAGAGGTATAATCGCCCATGAATGGACAAATCAACAAATTACTGCCGAAAATCGTCAATTTTTAGCTGAATTACCTCGTACTCTCAAGCTTGAAAACCTTTGTTTTGCCCACGGTAGCCCTCATAGCAATCACGAATACATTTTGCCTGAAATGGATGCTTTTACCGCCTTAGAGCATGTTTTAAGTAGTGAAGCTGACGTTTTATTTTGTGGACATACTCATATTCCTTATCATCGAACCTTAAAGGTTGGAATGTTACAAGTTAAGGTGAATGAATCTAACATTGAATCTGAATCACAGAGACAATTTAAAACTCCTTTAAAACGTATTATAAATGTGGGTTCGGTGGGTGAACCTCGTCATGGAAAACCAAATGGTACTTATGTGATATACAACACAAAGACACAGGAAATAATTTTAAAAGAGGTAGAGTATGATTATCAAACAACTTGTCGGGATATTATCGAAAAAGGTTTACCGCCGATTTTTGCATGGTGCTTGGCTAGAGGTTTAGAGTTTGCAGAAAAAGCCGAAGACGCAACTCATGTTTGTCAACGATAA
- the tatC gene encoding twin-arginine translocase subunit TatC — protein sequence MTTQELKTKPQEENEEYWDEIPNQGEMSFFDHLEELRQRIFVSLIAMAIGAISCFFFVKKIVAWLEIPAGDVKFLQLAPGEFFFVSIQVAGYTGILLSAPVILYQIVQFVLPGLTRKERRTLAPVVFGSSILFFAGLAFAYYLLIPAALNFFINYGADVVEQMWSIDKYFKFVLLLMFSTGLAFQIPVIQLLLGTLNLVSSEQMLSGWRIVILGAMILGAVLTPSTDPLTQSLLGGAVITLYFGGVGAVKLIGK from the coding sequence ATGACGACTCAGGAATTAAAAACAAAACCTCAAGAAGAAAACGAAGAATATTGGGATGAGATACCCAATCAAGGGGAGATGTCTTTTTTTGATCATCTGGAAGAATTACGTCAGCGTATTTTCGTCAGTTTAATTGCTATGGCGATAGGTGCAATATCTTGTTTTTTCTTTGTCAAAAAAATTGTCGCATGGTTAGAAATTCCTGCAGGAGATGTGAAGTTTTTACAATTAGCACCTGGGGAATTTTTTTTCGTCTCAATTCAAGTGGCAGGTTATACAGGGATTTTACTTTCAGCTCCTGTAATTTTATATCAGATTGTTCAATTTGTTTTACCTGGATTAACTCGTAAAGAAAGACGTACTCTTGCACCTGTAGTATTTGGTTCAAGTATTCTTTTTTTTGCTGGTTTAGCTTTTGCCTATTATTTATTGATTCCTGCGGCGTTAAACTTTTTCATCAATTATGGAGCAGATGTTGTAGAACAAATGTGGTCAATAGATAAATATTTTAAATTCGTATTATTATTAATGTTTTCCACTGGTTTAGCTTTTCAAATCCCCGTGATTCAATTATTGCTTGGCACATTAAATCTTGTTTCTTCTGAGCAAATGCTTTCTGGTTGGCGTATTGTAATTTTAGGTGCAATGATTTTAGGTGCAGTATTAACACCTTCAACCGACCCACTTACTCAATCTCTTCTCGGTGGTGCAGTTATAACATTATATTTTGGCGGTGTCGGGGCGGTAAAATTAATAGGAAAGTAA
- a CDS encoding nitrate reductase associated protein, with amino-acid sequence MANFFEFETDFVDSLRCIPMIVRFKLDTCGVKLKLHHWHNFNQIERESLVHKPCLTPQEIEEYKQYTQNLVYLNTGEYAKQLDIDSHPEWLNLDNIPIDLEKKAKEFNLIITLSQWQNLTNLQRFVLIKLSRPSHENKNFLPALKEFNIYSNHE; translated from the coding sequence ATGGCTAATTTCTTTGAATTTGAAACAGATTTTGTAGATTCTTTACGTTGTATTCCTATGATTGTCAGGTTTAAACTTGATACCTGTGGCGTAAAATTAAAACTTCATCATTGGCATAATTTTAATCAAATTGAAAGAGAATCTTTAGTTCATAAACCTTGTTTAACTCCTCAAGAAATAGAAGAATATAAGCAATATACTCAAAATTTAGTATATTTAAACACAGGAGAATATGCAAAACAATTAGATATTGATTCTCATCCTGAATGGTTAAATTTAGATAATATACCAATAGATTTAGAAAAAAAAGCAAAAGAATTTAATTTAATAATCACTTTATCTCAATGGCAAAATTTGACTAATTTACAAAGATTTGTTTTAATAAAATTAAGTCGCCCTAGTCATGAAAATAAAAATTTTTTACCAGCTTTAAAAGAATTTAATATCTATAGCAATCACGAATGA
- a CDS encoding GTP-binding protein, whose protein sequence is MITAVLGNFGVGKTHWIKQQIKQNNEDIYYISPQTKTFPVDGAFLQSFFPDLSITDLESPTELLKLSQKNDVYLEIPEYLDVKAILSILSALNCQKIAIVSKDESKEKWQELADKIIVNKEVIMNDNLNSFSDLEIHRAGLTEEVLDFASLETFWQELTQGAYGDIFRAKGIFNIMDGQCVYGEYLHNSYNPEFYPLNIPLSLEGGPTHFSGLEIIGCNLDKQAIADTLGDFCLGDDAVNYYQQQVKETLLLSRE, encoded by the coding sequence ATGATAACAGCTGTACTGGGTAACTTTGGGGTAGGTAAAACCCATTGGATAAAACAACAAATTAAACAGAATAATGAAGATATTTATTATATTAGTCCACAAACTAAAACTTTTCCTGTTGATGGTGCTTTTTTACAAAGTTTTTTCCCTGATTTATCAATTACTGATTTAGAATCTCCTACAGAATTATTAAAATTATCACAAAAAAATGATGTTTATTTAGAAATTCCTGAATATCTGGACGTGAAAGCAATTCTTTCTATTTTATCAGCTTTAAATTGTCAAAAAATTGCCATAGTTAGTAAAGATGAAAGTAAAGAAAAATGGCAAGAATTAGCAGATAAAATTATTGTCAATAAAGAAGTAATAATGAATGATAATTTAAACTCTTTTTCTGATTTAGAAATTCATCGTGCAGGTTTAACCGAAGAAGTGTTAGATTTTGCTAGTTTAGAGACTTTTTGGCAAGAATTAACCCAAGGTGCTTATGGGGACATTTTTCGAGCTAAAGGTATATTTAATATTATGGATGGTCAATGTGTCTATGGTGAATATTTACATAACAGTTATAATCCTGAATTTTATCCTTTGAATATACCATTATCATTAGAAGGCGGACCAACTCATTTTAGTGGTTTAGAAATCATCGGTTGTAATTTAGACAAACAAGCCATTGCCGATACTTTAGGGGATTTTTGTCTGGGAGATGATGCTGTTAATTACTATCAACAACAGGTTAAAGAAACATTACTTTTATCTAGGGAGTAA
- the nadC gene encoding carboxylating nicotinate-nucleotide diphosphorylase, producing the protein MNYSLPSPLILDSLLRDWLLEDIGRGDKTTDCIFTEESTKSKAYWIIKEEGVMAGLPIAEKVFKLLDSEIKWQNLALEGEKKPLGTKIVEIEGKMSALLTGERVALNIVMHLSGIATMTRKYVEAIKDYSAKLVDTRKTTPGLRILEKYASQVGGAINHRMGLDDAIMIKDNHIQGAGSIANAITLIKKTMPYPLTIEVETNNLDQVKEAIAHQADIIMLDNMTVIKMTEAVKLIREKNPLIKIEASGNVTLSNIKDIATTGVDYISTSATITRSPWLDISMRFH; encoded by the coding sequence ATGAACTATTCTTTACCTTCTCCTTTAATTTTAGACTCTCTTTTGCGTGATTGGTTATTAGAAGATATTGGTAGAGGAGATAAAACTACAGACTGTATTTTTACAGAAGAATCTACCAAAAGTAAAGCATATTGGATTATTAAAGAAGAAGGTGTTATGGCAGGATTACCCATCGCTGAGAAAGTATTTAAGTTATTAGATAGTGAAATAAAATGGCAAAATTTAGCTTTAGAAGGAGAAAAAAAACCTTTAGGAACAAAAATAGTCGAAATTGAAGGAAAAATGTCAGCTTTACTCACAGGAGAAAGAGTAGCGTTAAATATTGTTATGCACTTAAGTGGTATTGCCACTATGACAAGAAAATATGTGGAAGCCATCAAAGACTACTCTGCCAAATTAGTAGATACTCGCAAAACAACTCCAGGATTAAGAATTTTAGAAAAATATGCCTCTCAGGTTGGTGGTGCAATTAATCATCGTATGGGTTTAGATGATGCCATCATGATTAAAGATAATCATATTCAAGGTGCAGGAAGTATTGCTAATGCTATTACTTTGATAAAAAAAACAATGCCTTATCCTTTAACCATTGAAGTAGAAACTAATAATTTAGATCAAGTCAAAGAAGCGATCGCTCATCAAGCTGATATTATTATGTTGGACAACATGACAGTAATAAAAATGACGGAGGCGGTAAAATTAATCCGAGAAAAAAATCCCCTCATTAAAATTGAAGCCTCTGGTAACGTTACTTTAAGTAATATCAAAGATATAGCAACTACTGGCGTTGATTATATTTCAACAAGTGCTACTATTACTCGATCACCTTGGTTAGATATTAGTATGAGATTTCATTGA
- the folE gene encoding GTP cyclohydrolase I FolE yields the protein MTYTGSSIIKSANHNNSFPNLITESQPPVTEADMVQAVRTLLLGLGENPDREGLKDTPKRVVKALKFLTSGYNKSLDELLNGAVFHENANEMVLVRDIDLFSSCEHHILPILGRAHVAYIPNGKVIGLSKIARICEMYARRLQVQKRLTSQIADALQGLLQPQGVAVVIEASHMCMVMRGVQKPGPWTSTSALRGVFNDDAKTRQEFMNLIQHRPTFNS from the coding sequence ATGACATACACAGGATCTTCTATCATTAAGTCTGCTAATCATAATAATTCCTTCCCTAACCTCATCACAGAATCACAACCTCCTGTAACAGAGGCGGATATGGTTCAAGCAGTTAGAACATTATTACTAGGTTTAGGGGAAAATCCCGACAGAGAAGGATTAAAAGACACTCCCAAAAGAGTCGTAAAAGCCTTAAAATTCCTCACCTCTGGTTATAATAAATCCCTCGATGAATTGCTAAATGGTGCAGTATTCCACGAAAACGCCAATGAAATGGTATTGGTGAGAGATATTGACTTATTTAGCTCCTGTGAACATCATATACTACCAATTTTAGGTAGGGCGCACGTTGCTTATATTCCTAACGGTAAAGTCATTGGTTTATCAAAAATTGCCCGTATTTGTGAAATGTATGCTAGAAGATTGCAAGTGCAAAAACGTTTAACCTCTCAAATTGCCGATGCTTTACAAGGCTTATTGCAACCTCAAGGGGTCGCAGTGGTTATCGAAGCGAGTCATATGTGTATGGTAATGCGAGGAGTGCAAAAACCCGGCCCTTGGACTTCTACCAGTGCATTACGAGGTGTATTTAATGATGATGCCAAAACCCGTCAGGAGTTTATGAATTTAATTCAGCACCGTCCCACTTTTAACAGTTAA
- a CDS encoding metallophosphatase, with product MWAILSGIEGNLQAYHGVINDILGQKMSVEEIYILGDIIGISENNEALVKEIRHPHHNIPIRVCRGWWEEQCIILHSLHSTADPVELINKYGVEASKKLWDCVSRETVEWLRNLDFGFVEFDCLLIHGSSVNISEVLTPDTSPWIILDRLNRVNVNYLFCGRSSQIFDYELQSGFITSAVMSLDNKSISEVQEFTKKRLIGVGNIGKTANTASYTLYNPYNNQLKFTQINY from the coding sequence ATGTGGGCAATTTTAAGCGGAATTGAAGGAAATTTACAGGCTTATCACGGAGTGATAAATGATATTTTAGGACAAAAAATGTCAGTAGAAGAAATCTATATTCTGGGTGATATTATTGGTATCAGTGAGAATAATGAGGCTTTAGTTAAAGAAATTCGTCACCCTCATCATAATATCCCTATTCGAGTTTGTCGGGGTTGGTGGGAAGAACAATGTATTATCCTCCATAGTTTACACTCTACCGCAGATCCAGTGGAATTGATCAACAAATATGGTGTTGAAGCCTCAAAAAAACTTTGGGATTGTGTTTCTCGTGAAACGGTGGAATGGTTACGAAATTTAGACTTTGGTTTTGTAGAGTTTGACTGTCTTTTAATTCATGGTAGCAGTGTTAATATAAGTGAAGTTTTAACCCCTGATACTTCTCCTTGGATTATTCTTGATCGATTAAATCGTGTCAATGTTAATTATCTATTCTGCGGTAGATCCAGTCAAATATTTGATTATGAGTTACAATCAGGTTTTATTACATCCGCCGTTATGAGTTTAGATAATAAATCTATATCTGAAGTTCAAGAATTCACAAAAAAACGGTTAATTGGAGTAGGGAATATAGGAAAAACAGCTAATACTGCTTCCTATACCCTTTACAATCCTTATAATAATCAACTGAAATTTACACAGATTAATTATTAA
- a CDS encoding NADP-dependent isocitrate dehydrogenase, with protein MFEKLTPPEVGSKVKFDNGLPIVPDNPIIPFIRGDGTGVDIWPASEKVIDAAVEKAYGGKRKISWFKIYAGDEACEKYGTYQYLPEDTLTAIREYGIAIKGPLTTPVGGGIRSLNVALRQIFDLYSCVRPCRYYEGTPSPHKTPEKLDIIVYRENTEDIYLGIEWKEGSEIGQKLIKILNEDLIPATPEHKNKQIPLDSGIGIKPISKKGSQRLVRRAIQNALRLPKNKQMVTLVHKGNIMKYTEGAFRDWGYELATTEFRQECVTERESWILGNREANPDISIEDNARQIEPGYNGLTPEKQAVICEEVKTVLDAIWNSHGNGQWQDKIMVNDRIADSIFQQIQTRPDEYSILATMNLNGDYLSDAAAAIVGGLGMGPGANIGDNCAIFEATHGTAPKHAGLDRINPGSVILSGVMMLEFMGWQEAADLIRQGISKAIASRQVTYDLARMMTPPVETPLKCSEFAQAIIDNFDN; from the coding sequence ATGTTTGAAAAATTGACACCGCCAGAAGTTGGTAGTAAAGTAAAATTTGATAATGGTTTACCTATTGTACCTGATAATCCGATTATTCCCTTCATTCGTGGTGATGGTACGGGAGTTGATATTTGGCCAGCTTCTGAAAAAGTCATTGATGCGGCGGTAGAAAAAGCCTATGGTGGTAAACGCAAAATTAGCTGGTTTAAAATCTATGCTGGAGATGAGGCTTGTGAGAAATATGGCACTTATCAATATCTACCCGAAGATACTTTAACCGCTATCAGAGAATATGGCATCGCTATTAAAGGTCCTTTGACTACTCCTGTAGGTGGTGGTATTCGTTCCTTAAACGTTGCCTTAAGACAAATTTTTGATCTCTATAGCTGTGTTCGTCCTTGTCGTTACTATGAAGGTACACCTTCTCCCCATAAAACCCCCGAAAAATTGGATATTATTGTTTATCGTGAAAATACTGAAGATATTTATTTAGGCATTGAATGGAAAGAAGGCTCAGAAATTGGGCAGAAATTGATTAAAATTCTCAATGAAGATTTAATTCCTGCTACACCTGAACACAAAAATAAACAGATTCCCCTTGATTCAGGTATCGGCATTAAACCAATTAGTAAAAAAGGCTCACAACGTTTAGTAAGACGGGCGATTCAAAATGCTTTACGTTTGCCTAAAAATAAGCAGATGGTGACTTTAGTTCACAAAGGTAATATCATGAAATATACTGAAGGAGCTTTTCGTGATTGGGGTTATGAATTGGCAACTACTGAATTTCGTCAAGAGTGTGTTACCGAGAGGGAATCGTGGATTTTAGGTAATAGAGAAGCAAATCCAGATATTTCCATCGAAGATAATGCTCGTCAAATTGAGCCTGGTTACAATGGTTTAACCCCTGAAAAACAGGCCGTAATTTGTGAAGAAGTTAAAACTGTGTTAGATGCCATTTGGAATAGTCACGGTAATGGACAATGGCAAGATAAAATTATGGTAAATGATCGCATTGCTGATAGTATCTTTCAACAAATCCAAACTCGCCCTGATGAATACTCTATTTTAGCAACCATGAACCTCAACGGTGATTATTTATCCGATGCTGCAGCTGCCATTGTTGGAGGTTTAGGTATGGGGCCAGGTGCTAATATTGGTGATAACTGTGCTATTTTTGAAGCTACTCATGGAACAGCCCCGAAACACGCAGGACTCGATCGTATCAATCCCGGTTCTGTTATATTATCAGGAGTAATGATGTTAGAGTTTATGGGTTGGCAAGAAGCCGCCGATTTAATTCGTCAAGGAATCAGTAAGGCGATCGCATCTCGACAAGTTACCTACGATTTAGCAAGGATGATGACACCTCCAGTGGAGACACCGTTGAAATGTTCAGAATTTGCTCAAGCAATTATCGACAATTTTGATAATTAA
- a CDS encoding Photosystem I reaction center subunit III, translated as MGKIFSLVLAFALSLTLWANFAPTAQADLSHLTPCSESAAFQAKAKSFRNTTDDPQSGQKRAASYGQALCGPEGYPHLVVDGRLSHAGDFIIPGVLFLYIAGWIGWVGRSYLIAIREEKDTEMREIIIDVPLAFSKMLFGFLWPLQALQEFTSGQLTVKDSEITVSPR; from the coding sequence ATGGGAAAAATATTCAGTTTAGTATTAGCATTCGCTCTTTCATTGACATTGTGGGCAAATTTTGCTCCTACTGCACAAGCAGACTTATCTCACTTAACACCTTGTAGTGAATCTGCTGCTTTTCAAGCTAAAGCTAAGAGCTTCCGTAATACTACGGATGATCCTCAATCTGGTCAAAAACGTGCTGCAAGTTATGGACAAGCACTTTGTGGCCCTGAAGGTTATCCTCATTTAGTAGTAGATGGTAGATTGAGTCATGCGGGTGATTTCATTATTCCTGGGGTGTTATTTCTTTATATCGCTGGTTGGATTGGCTGGGTAGGTCGTTCTTATCTTATCGCCATCAGAGAAGAAAAAGATACCGAAATGCGTGAAATCATTATTGATGTTCCTTTAGCCTTCAGCAAAATGTTATTTGGATTCTTGTGGCCCTTACAAGCATTACAAGAGTTTACATCAGGTCAATTAACAGTTAAAGATTCGGAAATTACCGTTTCTCCTCGTTAA
- the psaJ gene encoding photosystem I reaction center subunit IX: protein MKDLTTFLSTAPVLITALLVFTAGLLIEFNRFYPDLLFHPMG from the coding sequence ATGAAAGATTTAACAACTTTTTTATCTACCGCCCCTGTTTTAATCACTGCTTTATTAGTTTTTACAGCAGGTTTATTAATCGAATTTAATCGTTTTTATCCTGATCTTTTATTCCATCCTATGGGCTAA
- a CDS encoding IS4 family transposase: MLMVSLVHHQGAIPVYFILLNKKGSSNLSEQKQVLEASINLLIEYKIIVLGDREFCSVDLAKWLSVEKQVYLSLRLKKSEYVELETDIWFRLSELGLSPGFSVYYRGIKVTKTKGFSGINLAAKWKKNYRHKSSKQPWFILTNLESMSETISAYSKRMGIEEMFRDFKLGGYNLESTKLENERLISLIILITLSYSYSTFIGEEIKRKGISEYLVRPTEKRRRYKRYSDFSIGLNGIKWLSEICFFQEQLDKLTSLFPQKQSYYRQGMRAISLIQSAF; this comes from the coding sequence ATATTGATGGTAAGTTTAGTTCATCATCAAGGAGCTATCCCTGTATATTTTATCTTATTAAATAAAAAAGGAAGTAGTAATTTATCAGAACAAAAACAAGTATTAGAAGCAAGTATTAATTTATTAATTGAATATAAAATAATCGTTTTAGGAGATAGAGAATTTTGCTCTGTGGATTTAGCAAAATGGTTATCAGTAGAGAAACAGGTTTATTTATCTCTACGTTTAAAAAAGAGTGAATATGTGGAGTTAGAAACTGATATATGGTTTCGATTGAGTGAATTAGGTTTATCTCCAGGATTCTCCGTATATTATCGAGGAATAAAAGTTACAAAAACCAAGGGATTCTCAGGAATTAATTTAGCAGCAAAATGGAAGAAAAACTATAGACATAAATCGAGTAAACAGCCATGGTTTATTCTCACAAATTTAGAAAGTATGTCGGAAACAATCTCTGCTTATTCCAAAAGAATGGGTATTGAAGAAATGTTTAGAGATTTTAAATTAGGAGGTTATAACTTAGAAAGTACAAAACTTGAAAATGAACGACTAATTTCTTTAATTATACTGATAACATTATCCTATAGTTATTCAACATTTATAGGAGAAGAAATTAAAAGAAAAGGAATAAGTGAATATCTAGTTAGACCCACAGAAAAAAGAAGAAGATATAAAAGATATAGTGATTTTTCTATTGGTTTAAATGGGATAAAATGGCTAAGTGAAATCTGCTTTTTTCAAGAACAATTAGATAAGTTAACCTCTTTATTTCCTCAGAAACAGTCCTATTATCGTCAAGGTATGAGGGCTATTTCCCTTATCCAATCTGCATTCTGA